The Flavobacterium faecale genome has a segment encoding these proteins:
- a CDS encoding Cof-type HAD-IIB family hydrolase, which yields MKYKMLVLDMDDTLLNDDHIISKENKEMITKAQALGVYVILASGRPTPAMLDYAKELNMENSYMISFNGAVITDLKTNEIVFEQSLTQEQIHTLYDYSQKSKTHIITYLDGEVVSETNSEYIDVELNITGLKHNVVPDFKKAVYKSAIKCILLEEPSYLKEVEKDLKATMPHFSICMSKPFFLEVAQTGIDKAYSIKILAEKLNILQSEIIAVGNAGNDLTMVEYAGLGVWVDNVEPELRDRANVIVASNNNHGVAEVIEKYILG from the coding sequence ATGAAATACAAAATGCTGGTTTTGGACATGGATGATACCTTGTTGAATGATGACCATATTATTTCAAAAGAGAATAAAGAGATGATTACCAAGGCGCAAGCATTGGGTGTATATGTGATTCTTGCATCTGGGCGTCCTACGCCAGCAATGCTTGACTATGCTAAGGAATTGAATATGGAGAATTCGTATATGATTTCGTTTAACGGAGCAGTAATTACTGATTTGAAAACAAACGAAATTGTATTTGAACAAAGCCTGACACAGGAACAAATACATACACTATATGATTACAGTCAAAAAAGTAAAACGCATATAATTACTTATTTGGATGGAGAGGTTGTGAGCGAAACAAATTCTGAATATATCGATGTAGAGCTGAACATTACGGGATTGAAACACAATGTTGTTCCTGATTTTAAAAAGGCGGTATACAAGTCGGCTATAAAATGTATTTTGCTCGAAGAACCTTCGTATTTAAAAGAGGTCGAAAAAGATTTGAAAGCTACTATGCCGCATTTCAGTATTTGCATGTCGAAACCATTTTTTCTAGAGGTTGCACAAACCGGAATTGATAAGGCATACAGCATAAAAATTTTGGCAGAAAAATTAAATATTCTGCAAAGCGAAATCATAGCCGTAGGGAATGCAGGAAATGATTTAACGATGGTAGAATATGCAGGGTTAGGTGTTTGGGTTGATAATGTAGAGCCGGAATTAAGAGATAGAGCCAATGTGATTGTGGCATCAAACAATAATCACGGTGTTGCTGAGGTTATCGAAAAGTATATTTTGGGGTAG
- the mtaB gene encoding tRNA (N(6)-L-threonylcarbamoyladenosine(37)-C(2))-methylthiotransferase MtaB, with amino-acid sequence MENRKKVAFYTLGCKLNFSETSTIARNFQDEGFDRVDFEDVADMYVINTCSVTENADKQFKQVVKKAMKLNDKAFVAAVGCYAQLKPEELAAVDGVDLVLGATEKFKIMDYINDLSKNDMGEVHSCEISEADFYVGSYSIGDRTRAFLKVQDGCDYKCTYCTIPLARGISRSDELENVLKNAYDISKQNIKEIVLTGVNIGDYGKGEFGNKKHEHTFLELVQALDEVEGIERLRISSIEPNLLKNETIEFVSKSRTFVPHFHIPLQSGSNDILKAMKRRYQREVYTERVNKIREVMPHACIGVDVIVGFPGETDEHFLETYHFLNEMDISYLHVFTYSERDNTEAAAMEGAIPANVRAKRSKMLRGLSVKKRRAFYESQLGTKRTVLFECENKEGYIHGFTENYVKVKTPWNPELANTLQLVNLTHIDEDGAVRTEFVETVMA; translated from the coding sequence ATGGAAAATAGAAAAAAAGTTGCCTTTTATACTTTAGGATGTAAACTGAACTTTTCAGAAACATCAACAATTGCACGTAATTTTCAAGACGAAGGTTTTGATCGTGTAGATTTTGAAGACGTTGCAGATATGTATGTAATTAATACCTGCTCTGTAACTGAAAACGCCGATAAACAATTTAAACAAGTGGTTAAGAAAGCCATGAAACTCAACGACAAAGCTTTTGTAGCGGCGGTGGGTTGCTATGCGCAGTTAAAACCAGAAGAATTGGCTGCTGTAGATGGTGTTGATTTGGTGCTTGGAGCGACGGAAAAATTCAAAATCATGGATTACATCAATGATTTGAGTAAAAACGATATGGGCGAAGTACATTCTTGCGAAATATCCGAGGCCGATTTTTATGTGGGCAGTTATTCTATTGGTGATCGTACTCGTGCTTTTTTGAAAGTGCAAGATGGTTGCGATTACAAATGTACCTACTGCACAATTCCGTTGGCGAGAGGTATATCTCGTTCGGATGAATTGGAGAATGTATTAAAGAATGCTTACGATATTTCGAAACAAAACATTAAAGAAATAGTCCTCACTGGTGTTAATATCGGTGACTACGGAAAAGGTGAGTTTGGTAACAAAAAGCACGAACATACTTTTTTAGAATTAGTACAAGCCTTGGATGAGGTAGAAGGAATCGAAAGATTACGAATTTCGTCTATTGAACCGAATTTGCTAAAGAACGAGACGATTGAATTTGTTTCGAAAAGTCGCACTTTTGTACCGCATTTTCATATTCCGTTGCAATCGGGGAGTAATGATATCCTGAAAGCAATGAAACGTCGTTATCAGCGTGAAGTATACACAGAACGTGTAAACAAAATACGCGAAGTGATGCCACATGCGTGTATAGGTGTAGATGTGATTGTTGGTTTCCCTGGAGAAACTGACGAGCATTTCTTAGAAACCTATCATTTTTTGAACGAAATGGATATTTCGTATTTACACGTATTTACTTATTCTGAAAGAGATAATACTGAAGCAGCAGCAATGGAAGGAGCTATTCCTGCCAATGTACGTGCAAAGCGAAGCAAAATGTTGCGTGGGCTATCTGTAAAAAAGCGTCGTGCTTTTTATGAAAGTCAGTTAGGAACAAAAAGGACTGTTTTATTCGAATGCGAAAATAAAGAAGGATATATTCATGGTTTTACTGAAAACTATGTAAAAGTAAAAACACCTTGGAATCCCGAATTGGCAAATACCTTGCAACTAGTAAATCTTACACATATTGATGAAGACGGTGCTGTGCGAACAGAATTTGTTGAGACGGTAATGGCGTAA
- a CDS encoding DUF2007 domain-containing protein, which yields MGLMKVFSGSEVLALALKEKIEAINIDVVMKDNIQSARLAGFGSYGQAVELFVQETEYGKVFPIIEEFRLSI from the coding sequence ATGGGACTAATGAAAGTGTTTTCGGGAAGTGAAGTTTTGGCGTTGGCTTTGAAAGAAAAAATCGAAGCGATAAATATTGATGTAGTAATGAAAGACAACATCCAGTCGGCTCGTTTGGCAGGTTTTGGAAGTTACGGTCAAGCAGTTGAACTGTTTGTTCAAGAAACAGAATACGGAAAAGTTTTTCCGATAATAGAAGAATTTAGATTAAGTATTTAA
- a CDS encoding PDDEXK nuclease domain-containing protein, whose protein sequence is MSEIENTVLLKTIISLIDSAKENAIRSIDFHRVQLYWNIGKHIFEEQQQGKDRADYGQYVVKYLSTNLKPIFGSGFSIRQLETMRQFYRVFPIANAVRSQLNWSQYRMLIAVNDEDKRTFYIAESIKNHWTGRQMERQINSSLYERLLLSNDKESVLAVAKGEKYPSDAREIIKDPITLEFLGLRRETAYYEKDLEAAIITHLHDFLLELGNGFSFVARQKRIRLEDDEFFVDLVFYNRLLQCFVIIEIKTKKITHQDIGQLQMYVNYYDRVEKLPHENKTIGILLCADKNDTLVKFSLPEDDKTIIASKYELYLPSAAQLIDAVQEEIQKIGE, encoded by the coding sequence ATGTCTGAAATCGAAAATACTGTATTACTAAAAACCATTATCTCACTTATTGATAGTGCAAAAGAAAATGCCATTCGCTCGATAGATTTTCATCGAGTACAGCTTTATTGGAATATTGGGAAACATATATTCGAAGAACAACAACAAGGAAAAGATAGAGCAGATTATGGTCAATACGTAGTTAAATACTTAAGCACCAACCTTAAACCTATCTTCGGAAGTGGCTTCAGCATTCGACAATTAGAGACAATGCGGCAATTTTATAGAGTATTTCCAATTGCGAACGCAGTGCGTTCGCAATTGAACTGGTCACAGTATAGGATGTTAATTGCAGTAAACGATGAAGACAAAAGAACGTTCTATATCGCCGAAAGCATCAAAAATCATTGGACTGGTCGACAAATGGAGCGTCAAATTAATAGTTCCTTATATGAACGTCTTTTATTAAGCAATGACAAAGAAAGTGTATTGGCCGTTGCCAAAGGAGAAAAATACCCCAGCGATGCGAGAGAAATCATTAAAGATCCAATAACATTAGAATTTCTGGGTTTGAGAAGAGAGACTGCTTATTATGAGAAAGACTTAGAGGCAGCTATCATCACACATTTACACGATTTTTTACTAGAATTAGGAAACGGATTTTCATTTGTGGCAAGACAAAAACGAATTCGCTTAGAGGATGATGAATTCTTTGTAGATTTAGTGTTTTACAACAGACTATTGCAATGCTTTGTTATCATCGAAATAAAAACAAAAAAGATTACCCATCAAGATATTGGACAATTGCAAATGTATGTCAACTATTATGACCGAGTTGAAAAATTACCACATGAAAATAAAACAATCGGAATATTGTTGTGCGCAGACAAAAATGACACCTTGGTTAAATTTAGTTTACCAGAAGATGACAAAACTATCATAGCTAGTAAATATGAATTATATTTACCTAGTGCCGCTCAATTAATTGATGCTGTACAAGAAGAAATACAAAAAATAGGAGAATAA